TCTGACTCTGAGAAGAAAACATGTCCAGAAGAACAGAGAGTTTATTGGTTCAGAGCCGCATCCGATCAATCTCATCCCAGTTTCATTTATACCCAAGGAAACAGTAGTGATGGATGTGAGAAGAGTCCCGAAGCTCACTCTCCACAGAAATGTATCTACAGCTTCTCTAAGGACGTCAGCTCCTCTGATGCTGGGACTTATTACTGTGCTGTGGCCACATGTGGAGAGATATTATTTGGAAATGGAACAAAAGTGGATGTTGAAGGTAAGTGCATTTTCAAATTAATCTTTCATAATCATTCATGTTGAGTCCAGTagaagtaattaaaataatgtATTACAAAAGTTTAGTTTCCATTATATTGTAACATCTCGTCAATAAAGCTGTTAACTTTCATGATTTGCTCCTGATGTTATTTCAGAGTTCAACATGTGGGATCTGCAGAAGGCCAACACActtctgtttctgttatttGCTGCTTTGGCTTTAAGTCTGACTGTTATTGCCTTCCTGATTTATACCATCAAGAAGAAAACTTGTTATCGTTGCAACGGTAATTAAACCTGCTCATACATCAGTCCAAAATCTAATTTCACAGGATTTAGAATAATGATTTGTGTAAATTACCAAACAGCATCGTTTATCTtaaatctttgttttatttcatgataCAGCTGCCGTCACTCTGCAAACAAATGCTGCAAGTCAGCAGGTAAAGTATATAAAGAAAAGATGTAGCTGGAAAACTTATTGGCATATTTTTACCCCGACATATCTAGAGATTAAAATCTGTCACCTCATTATACTTTTCTATATATTTCCTCAGAGAGACGAGGACTCGTTGGCTTATTCTGCACCGACCTTCACCAAGAGGAAACCTGGCCGAGCAGACAGAAGGAATGTAAaagcagcagagggagagaggcctTACACTGATGTCAGGACCTTAGTGAGAAATTAATATCTGCTGGATTTGCTGATTAAAAATTaacatcatttttgtttgttacaCTGTTGTAAACATTTACTTCGCTTCGATTTCACGGCTGATAATGGCAACAATTTTGTAATTGGATAACCTTCAAATATGTTTAACGTGTCGTTCTGACATCATGTTCGGTCTGTTTGCAaccattgtgtgactttttatGCTCTTATTATATTAAGGCTTTATAGATTATCATGATGCAAAACACTATTATGTTAGTTGCTTTGAGTGATATTCTTTTTGCATGTCTTTTAATTAAAGTATGAAGAGGATTAGTGCTACCACTCAGACATGCAGGTTGACAGATTTACCTTGAAGGAGGAGGGAGTTTGAATTTTGAGGTGAACCATTTTCAGgtttttcaaaagttttgtttttgcttttcttttaaaatggcatattttctgtctcatttttaaatgtttccttgtgatttgttgctttttaaataaCTATTTGCACTCATTGCAGGATTCATTGAGTATGAAAAAATGAGATTGGCGATTGGTCTTTTTTTGTTGGCTTTTTGCCTATATTAGATAGGATAGTCTATGTGT
This region of Epinephelus fuscoguttatus linkage group LG9, E.fuscoguttatus.final_Chr_v1 genomic DNA includes:
- the LOC125895070 gene encoding signal-regulatory protein beta-2-like; its protein translation is MKMVVIFYLLLMLRVGRCTDDHVFETTTVEVGDDVTLNCTRQTSALRETLLWIRLISGKTPEFLGGTYTFDYEDVNKTPHITAKQEPGSFILHIHDTKLSDTGLYYCLKVRRLNMTFSKSTLLRVKGPEPDITAVTQDFPSDPVRPGDSVTLQCSVLSDSEKKTCPEEQRVYWFRAASDQSHPSFIYTQGNSSDGCEKSPEAHSPQKCIYSFSKDVSSSDAGTYYCAVATCGEILFGNGTKVDVEEFNMWDLQKANTLLFLLFAALALSLTVIAFLIYTIKKKTCYRCNAAVTLQTNAASQQRDEDSLAYSAPTFTKRKPGRADRRNVKAAEGERPYTDVRTLVRN